A window of Coregonus clupeaformis isolate EN_2021a unplaced genomic scaffold, ASM2061545v1 scaf0846, whole genome shotgun sequence contains these coding sequences:
- the sft2d2a gene encoding SFT2 domain containing 2a isoform X1, which translates to MDKLKSVLSGTDGPNENGNILQAANEASTLGWGTRVKGFMVCFVIGVTCSVLGACMLFVPKIGILLFIILYSFGNLCSLCSTMFLMGPVKQLKRMCDKTRALATTIMLTCIVLTLCAAFWWKNFGLALLFCILQVIAFAWYGLSYIPFIRDAILKIITMCVK; encoded by the exons ATGgacaaacttaaatcagttttgagCGGAACGGATGGACCCAATGAAAACGGCAACATCTTGCAG GCAGCAAATGAAGCATCTACTTTGGGTTGGGGTACACGAGTGAAGGGATTTATGGTCTGTTTTGTGATTGGGGTCACCTGCTCAGTCTTG GGGGCATGTATGCTCTTCGTCCCCAAAATAGGaatcctcctcttcatcatcttGTATTCCTTTGGAAACCTGTGTTCCCTCTGCAG CACCATGTTCCTGATGGGACCAGTCAAACAGCTGAAGAGGATGTGTGATAAGACCAGAGCTCTGGCCACTACTATCATGTTG ACCTGTATTGTGTTGACTCTCTGTGCAGCCTTCTGG TGGAAGAACTTTGGTCTCGCATTGTTGTTTTGCATTTTGCAAGTCATAGCATTTGCCTG GTATGGCTTGTCATACATCCCTTTTATCAG AGATGCCATCCTGAAGATAATTACTATGTGTGTGAAGTGA
- the sft2d2a gene encoding SFT2 domain containing 2a isoform X2, with protein sequence MDKLKSVLSGTDGPNENGNILQAANEASTLGWGTRVKGFMVCFVIGVTCSVLGACMLFVPKIGILLFIILYSFGNLCSLCSTMFLMGPVKQLKRMCDKTRALATTIMLTCIVLTLCAAFWVWLVIHPFYQRCHPEDNYYVCEVKTTGWPVSLKERLCLSYKG encoded by the exons ATGgacaaacttaaatcagttttgagCGGAACGGATGGACCCAATGAAAACGGCAACATCTTGCAG GCAGCAAATGAAGCATCTACTTTGGGTTGGGGTACACGAGTGAAGGGATTTATGGTCTGTTTTGTGATTGGGGTCACCTGCTCAGTCTTG GGGGCATGTATGCTCTTCGTCCCCAAAATAGGaatcctcctcttcatcatcttGTATTCCTTTGGAAACCTGTGTTCCCTCTGCAG CACCATGTTCCTGATGGGACCAGTCAAACAGCTGAAGAGGATGTGTGATAAGACCAGAGCTCTGGCCACTACTATCATGTTG ACCTGTATTGTGTTGACTCTCTGTGCAGCCTTCTGG GTATGGCTTGTCATACATCCCTTTTATCAG AGATGCCATCCTGAAGATAATTACTATGTGTGTGAAGTGAAGACCACAGGGTGGCCTGTCAGCTTGAAGGAACGACTGTGCCTCAGTTACAAAGGATAA